The genomic interval TGCATGTAGAATTATATGTCGGTTTACtttgagtattttttattttatttttcaaagaaaatgGAAAACAAAGCTGAAAATATGCTTGGTTAAGaagtaggaaaaaaaaaattgaaaaggaaaaggtcaaaatttgaaaataaattttttttttttcttttcttttcattgtGTTAGTATCATGAACAATCGGGTCTCACATTTTCTTATTGTTTTCCATAGCTGACCTCAGAACCGTTGACAATGGGTTTTGGATAAAAgttgaaaatgaaagaaaagtaGTAAAATCAAAGGAAGTTCTCTAAAACTTAgcaaattgaaaatgaaaactattttcagaaaataaaaacaacaaatggAGATGGAAAATGTGTTTACAAACCAAAGAACTCCTGAATTTCTTTGCAAATTGTTAACACAGTTCTAAAACTATTGATGTTTAAGGTTAATAATACATACATTAATATATACATTAACAAACATTTATTAAATAGGAATGTAAATTTGAAATCTGTAAAACACATGTTTTAGAAAGGGGCTAGACATATTTTTGGAACTGAGCACAAACAGTTTGGAGGTTTTTCTTGCATCACTAAAAATCATTATGGTTTTGGCTTCTCAAGTGCATTTCATATATGAGGTAATCTAATGGATTTATAACACATGATGCACAATTATGAGCGTATTGTGTCCCTTGTGTGAAGGGTGATTGTTCTTTGTAGGTTCAATGTGATTTCTTTCTGAAGCTTGTTGTTAactcactattttttttctgtatTGAGCAGTGATACTTTTGTTATTTCATTACAGCCAGCTGCTGGAATACCTGTGACTGGTTTGGATGGTGTCTCTGTCACCTGCAAGTACCCGGCGGATCGAACTGTTGTATTGGGGTATCTTTCTGTAGCATTTCTTGTTGCATCCACTGTGGTAGGGTATCTGTCTTTGTTTTACCCTTACAAAGGAAAGTCAATTCCACAAGGGGTTCTGTTTAAACACACCACTTTCACAGTGTTCTTCAACATTTCTTTGTAAGTACTGCTTCCTTATCAATTCTCATGATTAAATCTTCAGGTATTAAATTATAATGcatgatataaataattttttattgttttacaaTGTTCATGGAAATGGAAGATTCAAAGATAGATACTGCTGATTGTACTAGTTCATTCTTGGGGTGTTGTTTGAGATTACATTTCTGGATCTTATTCTTCAGTGTGAAAAGGAGTAGCTATTTTAACATGCTTATTTTGTGTGCCATAGATTTTTCAGCCTATTTATTTCCATTACTTTGAGATTCATTCAATGTAACATCTAAAATGAGCTTGCATTTGGTCAATTAACAAAACACTTGTGTGTTGGTCCAAGAAGAATACACCTATTTTGTGGACATGCTAAATGTAGAATGGTAATGGATGAACTAAGAGTAGTAAATCACCACTGTAAAATCCTTGCAAAAGATGGTTTTGTTGACCATAATGACATTAGTTAGTTACACTTGATGTTGGGAATACCATGCATTCCATGAACAAATCATCACAGGAAATATTGGAGCCTACCAATTTGtggttttgaattttgattaatgTTACTGCAAAAGGAGATAACTATGACATTCTAATCTATATATTGTTCTCATCTTTTCATAAATGACTTTTCTTCTATGCAATGGTGTATCTACCTAGGTTCACCGCTGGATTAGCTGCAGCTTTGCTGTTATGGCCAACAATCACTGAACAACTTCACCTGACACGAAATGTCCACAATGATGTCAAATATGAATGCCCTACAGCC from Phaseolus vulgaris cultivar G19833 chromosome 1, P. vulgaris v2.0, whole genome shotgun sequence carries:
- the LOC137813387 gene encoding uncharacterized protein, with amino-acid sequence MAATMKQMSLIVSVLGVVSFILGVVAENKKPAAGIPVTGLDGVSVTCKYPADRTVVLGYLSVAFLVASTVVGYLSLFYPYKGKSIPQGVLFKHTTFTVFFNISLFTAGLAAALLLWPTITEQLHLTRNVHNDVKYECPTAKTGLLGGGAFLSLDSSLLWLIALMLAGNAREDFFEEEDSGVDKGEYGTASSDNYYDADSGLKGSS